The following are from one region of the Trichoderma breve strain T069 chromosome 5, whole genome shotgun sequence genome:
- a CDS encoding queuine tRNA-ribosyltransferase domain-containing protein, with protein sequence MQTAKRMASNVYTSPALTFELIAKCSTTRARASILTLPHGPVQLPIFMPVATQASLKGITPEQLEDTGCRLCLNNTYHLGLKPGQEILDAIGGAHKLQGWNHNLLTDSGGFQMVSLLKLATITEEGLDDVLVTTSPDKARMREAMERSNLFCIIQGGLDLEMRRECCKEMLARDTPGIAIGGLSGGEAKADYCRVVETCTALLPDLKPRYVMGIGYPEDLIVSVALGADMFDCVWPTRTARFGNAVTKNGVLNIRNFKYANDFGPIEPGCGCMCCREGEDGMGITRAFIHHNASKETVAAHLLTIHNVWYQLQLMRDIRQAVIEDRFPALIREFFAGLYEDKTQYPEWAVEALKRVNVDLTV encoded by the exons ATGCAGACGGCCAAAAGAATGGCGTCCAACGTGTACACATCTCCGGCTCTCACGTTTGAACTGATTGCAAAATGTTCA ACAACTCGAGCTCGTGCCTCTATTCTCACACTTCCTCATGGACCCGTTCAGCTGCCTATTTTCATGCCTGTTGCCACTCAGGCTTCCCTTAAAGGCATTACTCCAGAGCAACTAGAGGATACTGGTTGCCGCCTTTGCCTGAACAACACGTACCACTTAGGCTTGAAGCCAGGCCAGGAGATTCTTGATGCTATTGGTGGTGCCCACAAGTTGCAAGGATGGAATCACAACCTTCTTACAGATAGTGGAGG TTTCCAAATGGTCAGTCTGCTAAAGCTAGCCACAATCACAGAAGAGGGT CTCGACGATGTACTGGTGACCACCTCGCCAGACAAAGCCCGAATGCGAGAGGCCATGGAGCGTAGT AATCTGTTTTGCATCATCCAGGGCGGATTAGATTTGGAGATGCGACGAGAGTGCTGCAAAGAGATGCTGGCTAGGGATACACCTGGCATCGCCATAGGTGGGCTCAgcggaggagaagccaaggcagATTACTGCCGCGTCGTAGAGACATGTACAGCCCTACTTCCCGATCTCAAACCTCGGTATGTGATGGGTATTGGTTACCCAGAAGATCTCATCGTCAGCGTCGCCCTCGGAGCAGACATGTTTGACTGCGTTTGGCCAACAAGGACAGCGCGATTTGGAAACGCCGTCACGAAGAATGGCGTCTTGAACATTCGAAACTTCAAGTACGCCAACGACTTTGGTCCCATTGAGCCTGGCTGTGGCTGCATGTGCTgcagagagggagaggacgGCATGGGTATCACAAGAGCCTTTATCCACCACAACGCGTCCAAGGAGACGGTGGCGGCGCATCTGTTGACGATTCACAACGTTTGGTatcagctgcagctcatgcGCGACATTCGACAGGCGGTTATTGAGGACAGGTTCCCTGCGCTTATCAGAGAGTTTTTCGCAGGGCTTTATGAAGATAAGACGCAGTACCCTGAATGGGCTGTGGAGGCACTCAAGAGAGTCAATGTTGACTTGACGGTATAA
- a CDS encoding mitochondrial ribosomal protein subunit domain-containing protein has protein sequence MTRPYPQHQSITSPLASREKGDWGLKRPFPLKSTMATSTPFIRIKQVDTVENVTNFASAADHSLSLEKFQELRVAMSVPFNTDKKSDSSPRTELWHKSVFEEDMDFTDFQRGRGDDRRWKFQGPWLARMTEGEFIEYLNKKVRPKRAHFRTLLKEKLADDITTSQNKAALESGKAAPAKIEARDISEEQFTDYLRSLRNDRVTLYALVSKFLDLAPLGQPVGIIQTFWSDRDSLAPDSPYGKSGPPPSHPSAGISYLRTGSFMENHPVYGPQGKRTPALARVVYPKAGPMSPKLGVGGFVADAPSGDNEFNPRTYGSRRISPIKSMLNGIMHLDTTTFGGAKAYVEATTANVDPSGKVVLQLRETGPEAQVVARESKGLTEIYHDGPTKSYVPTTPSSSASAPSGQEGQRSTRVSNEARLNRVADEILEESLRPDKS, from the coding sequence ATGACGAGACCGTATCCGCAGCATCAGTCCATCACCTCGCCCCTGGCTTCACGAGAGAAGGGTGACTGGGGACTCAAGCGCCCGTTCCCTTTGAAATCCACCATGGCAACATCTACGCCCTTTATCCGAATCAAACAGGTCGACACCGTTGAAAACGTCACCAACTTTGCTTCTGCGGCCGACCACTCTCTATCATTGGAGAAGTTTCAGGAGCTGCGAGTGGCCATGTCCGTGCCCTTCAATACCGACAAGAAGTCCGACTCTTCACCACGGACAGAGCTGTGGCACAAGTCAGTGTTTGAGGAGGATATGGACTTTACAGACTTCCAGCGTGGACGGGGAGATGATCGACGATGGAAGTTCCAGGGTCCTTGGCTTGCTAGAATGACTGAGGGAGAGTTCATCGAGTACCTGAACAAAAAGGTCCGTCCTAAGCGGGCGCATTTCCGAACGCTTCtaaaggagaagctggcggACGATATCACTACGAGCCAGAACAAGGCTGCATTGGAGTCCGGCAAAGCCGCTCCCGCTAAGATTGAGGCACGAGATATCTCAGAGGAGCAATTCACAGACTACCTGCGCTCATTGCGCAACGACAGAGTGACGCTGTATGCTCTTGTCTCCAAGTTCCTCGACTTGGCTCCCCTGGGACAACCAGTTGGAATCATTCAGACCTTCTGGTCCGATCGGGACAGCCTTGCTCCCGATAGCCCGTATGGCAAATCTGGCCCGCCCCCAAGCCACCCGTCCGCTGGTATCAGCTACCTGCGAACCGGTTCATTCATGGAGAACCACCCCGTCTACGGCCCCCAGGGCAAGCGAACGCCCGCATTGGCGCGAGTGGTCTATCCCAAGGCTGGCCCCATGTCTCCCAAGCTTGGTGTCGGAGGTTTCGTCGCTGATGCTCCCTCTGGTGACAACGAGTTCAACCCGAGAACATACGGCTCACGCAGAATATCACCCATCAAGTCCATGCTCAACGGCATTATGCATCTTGATACTACCACATTTGGTGGTGCCAAGGCCTACGTTGAGGCAACGACAGCCAATGTTGATCCCAGCGGCAAGGTCGTCTTGCAGCTCCGAGAAACGGGCCCAGAGGCCCAGGTGGTTGCGAGGGAGAGCAAAGGCCTTACTGAGATCTATCATGACGGCCCGACCAAGAGCTATGTTCCCACCActcccagcagcagcgccagcgcTCCTAGCGGACAGGAGGGCCAGAGATCTACACGGGTATCTAACGAAGCCCGCCTGAACCGTGTTGCTGATGAGATTCTGGAGGAGTCATTACGCCCTGACAAGTCATGA
- a CDS encoding ribosomal s17 domain-containing protein encodes MGRVRTKTVKKSAKVIIERYYPRLTLDFETNKRICDEIAIIASKRLRNKIAGYTTHLMKRIQRGPVRGISFKLQEEERERKDQFVPEVSALDFSEAGQLDVDNETKDLLKHLGFESIPVNVIPVSQAQAPERGQRRFGDRPRRD; translated from the exons ATGGGTCGCGTTCGTACCAAGACTGTCAAGAAGTCCGCCAAGGTCATCATTGAGCGGTACTACCCCCGCCTGACCCTCGACTTCGAGACCAACAAGCGCATCTGCGATGagattgccatcattgcTTCCAAGCGCCTGCGCAACAAG ATTGCCGGTTACACCACCCACTTGATGAAGCGTATTCAGCGTGGACCCGTCCGTGGTATCTCCTTCAAGCttcaggaggaggagcgtgAGCGCAAGGACCAGTTCGTCCCCGAGGTTTCCGCTCTCGACTTCTCCGAGGCTGGCCAGCTGGATGTCGACAACGAGACCAAGGACCTGCTCAAGCACCTTGGC TTCGAGTCCATCCCCGTCAACGTCATCCCCGTCTCCCAGGCTCAGGCTCCCGAGCGTGGCCAGCGACGATTCGGCGACCGCCCTCGCCGCGACTAA